One genomic region from Pyrobaculum islandicum DSM 4184 encodes:
- a CDS encoding glycogen/starch synthase has protein sequence MYAPEQIKRVYILTMEFSGLVKVGGLGEAVRQYAVGLARKGYDVTVLMPSHGRHLDPKRGFELYPLDFKTCGERRGLDGKLYPYCLGAEMTFIEGVKVVMFKGLDYATGHIFDKWGVYEYTEEKASLLTRAVTAFAERFGLPDLIHINDWPTVLAGVALKDLAERRGLALPLFFTIHLSWDYRFPWHYAEWSGLYNRQHPVWRVCCHSWEYYNAVWDEGWGSVERFGVVEADAVSTVSYGYLEELLRKYGGWLRPKTCVVYNATDWSLKDVEGISEEDTWRLVEEVERMGVIGGLEKAGALFLTVGRLTYQKGIDLALKALDYAPSARLLILGLPAGERDYEEYIKSLVWERRGRAALSVAKIPPRLYKALHYVAKALIMPSRWEPFGISAIEAMALGTPVIATKTGGLPEIVDGMGLLVEPEDVENLGRAIEAIAVGRYKPPPRHYIVNYVNRKFRIEHTVEMLEQCYEKARQFAFFRALS, from the coding sequence ATGTACGCGCCAGAGCAGATAAAACGTGTCTATATCCTGACAATGGAGTTTAGCGGATTGGTAAAAGTGGGGGGTCTTGGAGAGGCTGTTAGACAGTATGCTGTTGGTTTGGCGAGAAAAGGCTATGACGTAACAGTACTAATGCCTAGCCACGGCAGACATTTAGATCCCAAGAGAGGTTTTGAACTATACCCTCTAGACTTTAAAACATGTGGAGAGCGCAGAGGGTTAGACGGTAAGCTATACCCCTATTGCCTAGGCGCAGAGATGACGTTTATAGAAGGCGTGAAAGTAGTGATGTTTAAAGGCCTTGACTATGCCACAGGCCATATATTTGACAAATGGGGTGTTTATGAATATACAGAGGAGAAAGCATCTCTATTAACCAGGGCAGTTACGGCGTTTGCAGAACGCTTTGGATTACCCGACTTAATACATATCAACGACTGGCCTACAGTATTGGCGGGAGTAGCTCTAAAAGACCTAGCGGAGAGAAGGGGCTTGGCGTTGCCGCTTTTCTTCACAATTCACCTATCTTGGGATTATAGATTTCCCTGGCACTACGCTGAGTGGAGCGGGCTGTACAATAGACAACACCCAGTTTGGAGAGTTTGTTGCCACAGCTGGGAGTATTACAACGCAGTATGGGACGAGGGGTGGGGAAGCGTCGAGAGATTTGGCGTAGTGGAAGCAGATGCAGTGTCTACAGTTAGCTACGGCTACTTAGAGGAGCTTCTACGTAAGTATGGAGGGTGGCTACGTCCAAAAACTTGTGTTGTATATAACGCCACAGATTGGTCTCTTAAAGACGTCGAGGGGATTTCTGAGGAGGACACATGGCGTCTTGTGGAGGAGGTAGAACGTATGGGCGTAATAGGCGGTCTGGAAAAAGCCGGCGCCCTCTTTCTCACAGTGGGGAGACTAACATATCAAAAGGGCATAGACTTGGCTCTGAAAGCCCTAGATTACGCCCCCAGTGCCCGGCTACTTATACTAGGTCTTCCAGCGGGAGAGCGGGATTATGAAGAATATATAAAAAGTTTGGTCTGGGAAAGACGGGGAAGGGCGGCTCTTTCTGTGGCAAAGATACCGCCGAGACTTTATAAAGCATTACATTATGTAGCAAAGGCACTAATTATGCCATCTAGATGGGAGCCCTTCGGTATTTCGGCAATAGAAGCTATGGCGCTTGGCACGCCAGTTATAGCGACAAAAACCGGCGGGCTACCCGAAATTGTAGACGGAATGGGTCTCTTAGTTGAGCCAGAGGATGTTGAAAACTTGGGAAGAGCTATAGAAGCGATAGCCGTCGGTCGTTACAAACCGCCGCCGCGGCACTACATAGTGAACTATGTAAATAGGAAATTTAGAATTGAACATACGGTAGAGATGTTGGAACAATGTTACGAGAAGGCTAGACAATTTGCATTTTTTAGAGCTCTTAGCTAG
- a CDS encoding glycoside hydrolase family 57 protein, with the protein MDVVLFFEVHQPRRIRPDIYRIYPRKPSDIEIFYDELNMSILKRVVERVYRKATKIIYEAALETPGFKVTFSLSGLALEQFRRHAPDVLELFRELVSHEAAEFIAQTYYHSLVWFIDREEFREQIELQAKTVEELVGIRPRAAENTEFIYNNDIACFLYSMGFETVVTEGVDWVLGWRSPNYVYKAWGCDVRVLVRNYRLSDDIGFRFGARWWDQWPLTADKYATWLEATPGDVVFIAVDYETFGEHHWPESGIYEFLRWLPREIAKRPRLRFATVSEAASRHPPRDVYDVPPWATISWADERDLSAWLGNEIQRNAFALLAWLYPYAKALGGETLRLWRELSTSDHFYYQATKTGPAGEVHSYFSPYGSAYKAHDVYMAALVALLIEIRERWNVEAAERLVFNDERCFYGQGVRICSLKELKSVDTNFKRRNYEDLLKWLVDIFLLTPDEARRILS; encoded by the coding sequence ATGGATGTGGTGCTCTTTTTCGAAGTTCACCAGCCCCGCCGTATAAGGCCAGACATCTACCGAATTTACCCGAGGAAGCCTAGCGATATAGAAATTTTCTATGATGAGCTAAATATGTCAATTCTTAAGAGGGTCGTTGAGAGAGTCTACCGGAAGGCCACCAAGATCATATATGAAGCGGCGTTGGAAACGCCGGGTTTCAAAGTAACCTTCAGCTTAAGCGGCCTAGCCCTTGAACAGTTCCGGAGGCACGCCCCAGATGTTTTAGAGCTATTTCGCGAACTTGTCTCACATGAGGCGGCTGAATTTATTGCACAGACTTATTACCATAGTCTTGTATGGTTTATAGATAGGGAAGAATTTAGAGAACAGATAGAGTTACAGGCAAAAACTGTGGAGGAGTTAGTTGGCATAAGACCGAGGGCTGCTGAAAATACAGAGTTTATTTATAACAACGACATCGCGTGCTTTCTATACTCAATGGGTTTTGAGACTGTGGTTACAGAGGGGGTAGACTGGGTTTTGGGATGGCGCTCTCCCAACTACGTCTATAAAGCATGGGGTTGCGACGTAAGAGTTCTAGTTCGTAATTACAGACTTAGCGACGACATAGGGTTTAGATTTGGGGCACGGTGGTGGGACCAGTGGCCACTCACAGCAGATAAATACGCAACTTGGCTAGAGGCCACTCCAGGCGATGTAGTGTTTATAGCCGTCGACTACGAAACCTTTGGAGAACACCACTGGCCAGAGTCAGGCATTTACGAGTTTCTCAGGTGGCTCCCGAGAGAGATAGCGAAAAGACCGCGGCTCAGGTTCGCTACAGTTTCTGAGGCGGCGTCTCGCCATCCGCCTCGCGACGTATACGACGTGCCCCCTTGGGCCACCATCAGTTGGGCAGACGAGAGAGACCTATCTGCGTGGTTGGGCAACGAAATTCAACGCAACGCCTTTGCCCTCCTTGCATGGCTTTACCCATACGCCAAGGCTCTCGGTGGTGAGACGCTGAGGCTTTGGAGAGAGCTCTCTACGAGCGACCACTTTTATTACCAAGCCACAAAGACAGGGCCTGCAGGAGAGGTACACTCTTACTTCAGCCCATATGGCTCTGCATATAAGGCGCATGATGTCTATATGGCTGCTCTAGTTGCGCTTTTGATAGAAATAAGAGAGAGGTGGAATGTCGAAGCAGCAGAGAGACTTGTGTTTAACGATGAGAGATGTTTCTATGGCCAAGGCGTAAGGATATGCTCGTTGAAAGAGCTAAAGTCTGTAGATACGAATTTCAAGAGACGTAACTATGAAGACTTATTGAAATGGCTTGTCGACATATTTCTTCTTACGCCAGACGAGGCTAGGAGGATACTTAGCTGA
- a CDS encoding aldehyde ferredoxin oxidoreductase family protein, which yields MAGWQGRVLRIDLTKKKVVVQELDASVAKAFIGGRGLAIKLLWDELPPGVDPLSPYNKLIFAAGPLVGLPGPNFGKLVVAAKSPLTGGYGDGNIGSWAAVNLRKAGYDALVIEGRAEKPSYIYIEGEKVEILDARDYWGLNTWSVEDKLQKIHGKDAAVITIGPAGENLVRYATVISHKGRSGGRPGIGAVMGSKRLKAVVIKGKGEIPLADKALYQKAAIEAVKEGMASPSYSFWMRQGTTSTVEWAQEASVLPTYNYSEGQFDEFSKIGGNMVEKFETDLKSCPLCFMACGHWVPAESGTVEVDYENLAMLGSNIGIGDLYKVGELNRIADTMGIDTISLGNVLGYVMEASEKGYGDKLGFIIEWGDYEVAKQLTYDIAYRRGFGDLLAEGVKKIAERIGGEEFAMHVKGLEVSAYDCHAAPAMALSYATSPIGAHHKDAWVIAWEVKTDRFGYTREKAAKVIELQRIRGGWFETFVGCRLPWVEVGLSLDWYPKLFKAATGIDATPEYFNKVGDRIYTLIRAFWIREYGWWSRELDMPPVKWFKQPLNKGPLKGSRLDYEGYNKLLDYYYEIRGWDKRGVPTKETLTSLGLEYVIPQLERVIDLQ from the coding sequence ATGGCCGGATGGCAGGGAAGAGTCCTAAGAATTGATCTTACTAAAAAGAAAGTTGTTGTACAAGAGCTAGACGCCTCTGTTGCAAAGGCTTTCATAGGCGGGCGGGGTCTTGCAATAAAGTTACTATGGGACGAATTGCCTCCTGGCGTTGACCCGCTGTCACCATATAACAAATTAATATTTGCCGCAGGCCCCCTTGTCGGATTGCCAGGGCCTAACTTTGGGAAACTTGTCGTCGCCGCAAAAAGCCCTCTCACAGGGGGTTATGGCGACGGTAATATAGGCAGTTGGGCTGCTGTAAATTTGAGAAAAGCTGGATATGATGCATTGGTAATAGAAGGCAGGGCAGAAAAGCCGTCCTATATATACATAGAGGGCGAAAAAGTAGAGATATTAGACGCTAGAGACTACTGGGGGCTTAACACTTGGTCTGTGGAAGACAAATTACAAAAGATACATGGGAAAGACGCCGCGGTGATTACAATCGGCCCTGCCGGAGAGAACTTAGTACGCTATGCCACTGTAATTTCACACAAGGGGCGTTCAGGAGGTAGACCAGGCATAGGCGCCGTTATGGGGTCTAAGAGATTAAAGGCCGTGGTCATAAAGGGCAAGGGCGAAATACCTCTGGCAGATAAGGCATTGTATCAAAAGGCAGCCATTGAAGCAGTGAAAGAGGGTATGGCAAGCCCGAGCTACAGCTTTTGGATGAGACAGGGAACTACCTCAACTGTAGAGTGGGCACAAGAGGCGAGCGTCTTGCCCACATACAACTACTCCGAGGGGCAGTTTGATGAATTTTCTAAAATCGGCGGCAATATGGTGGAGAAGTTTGAGACAGATCTCAAGTCTTGTCCACTTTGTTTTATGGCATGCGGCCACTGGGTTCCTGCCGAATCTGGCACTGTAGAAGTAGATTATGAGAACTTAGCTATGTTAGGCTCTAACATAGGCATTGGCGACCTGTATAAAGTTGGTGAACTTAACAGAATTGCAGATACTATGGGCATAGATACTATTTCTCTTGGAAATGTCTTGGGTTATGTCATGGAGGCTTCTGAGAAAGGCTATGGTGACAAACTTGGTTTTATAATCGAATGGGGCGATTACGAGGTTGCAAAGCAGCTAACATATGATATAGCGTATAGGAGAGGATTTGGCGATTTATTAGCAGAGGGCGTAAAGAAAATCGCTGAGAGGATAGGCGGCGAGGAATTCGCCATGCACGTCAAGGGACTTGAGGTCTCCGCGTACGACTGCCACGCTGCGCCTGCAATGGCATTATCATATGCCACATCACCCATAGGGGCTCATCATAAAGACGCTTGGGTAATAGCTTGGGAGGTTAAGACAGATAGATTTGGCTACACCAGAGAGAAGGCGGCAAAAGTTATAGAACTACAGCGGATAAGAGGAGGGTGGTTTGAGACTTTTGTCGGATGTCGACTACCTTGGGTAGAAGTTGGGCTCTCCCTAGATTGGTATCCCAAACTTTTTAAAGCTGCGACAGGCATAGACGCAACACCGGAGTATTTCAACAAGGTGGGAGATAGAATTTATACGCTTATCCGGGCGTTTTGGATAAGAGAATACGGGTGGTGGAGCAGAGAGCTAGATATGCCGCCAGTTAAGTGGTTTAAACAACCGCTTAATAAAGGTCCTCTGAAAGGTTCACGCCTAGATTACGAGGGGTATAATAAGCTTCTAGACTATTACTATGAGATACGCGGATGGGATAAACGCGGCGTGCCTACAAAAGAGACTTTGACGAGTTTGGGTCTAGAATATGTAATACCGCAGCTTGAAAGAGTAATAGATCTTCAATAG
- a CDS encoding glycogen/starch/alpha-glucan phosphorylase, which produces MIISITPELGIEVVKNFAGGLGVLEGDKFYAAARLGVPYTVITLYYLEGYVKYREENGELIPTAEGNTLDKLSFLDNSEVEIRGDKVVVSYYTYRLNSATAVFIKVEKPDWAVKATRRLYYEDTEAERFYKYVILAKAAVDYIERFVGWDNVKYLDLQEAYTVFTLLYKRHPKARLIIHTPAPWGHPTFNKRFFQEEFGYDMAMNPVVLTEVGLAMVSEGIVVSKKMKKVTCNTFPHHCHKIKPVTNAIEITRWEHPSITNVDSPEQLRKAREVVKREALKALGINVHDKVVISWARRITHYKRPHFVLQLIEDINKDVVFILGGRAHPNDKYGVEMMNQFKKAAENMDNVYYFPDLDIDTAKKIIWASDIWLFTPFSGWEASGTSFMKAGVNGVPSVASRDGAVIEVIRDGYNGWLFGEDRDRLLPLDSPDIDRGEYHEFRKKVEEVLNVYNSGKYWEVAYNTYATFRQYFSMDRLFKEYSYI; this is translated from the coding sequence GTGATTATTTCAATTACGCCAGAGCTTGGAATAGAGGTTGTAAAAAATTTCGCGGGAGGACTCGGCGTCTTAGAGGGCGACAAATTCTATGCAGCTGCAAGGCTCGGGGTGCCATATACAGTCATTACACTTTACTACCTAGAGGGATATGTGAAATATAGAGAGGAAAACGGAGAGTTAATCCCAACTGCCGAAGGTAATACATTGGATAAACTGTCATTTTTAGACAACTCTGAAGTAGAGATTAGAGGAGACAAAGTTGTAGTCAGTTACTATACATATCGGCTAAACAGTGCAACAGCGGTATTTATAAAAGTTGAAAAGCCTGACTGGGCTGTTAAAGCAACTAGGAGACTATATTATGAAGATACGGAAGCTGAGCGTTTTTATAAGTACGTTATTTTGGCTAAAGCCGCAGTTGATTATATAGAGCGCTTCGTGGGGTGGGACAACGTCAAATATCTAGACTTGCAGGAGGCATACACAGTATTTACCCTACTCTACAAGAGACATCCAAAGGCCAGGCTTATAATTCATACACCAGCCCCCTGGGGCCACCCGACGTTTAACAAGAGGTTTTTCCAAGAGGAATTTGGATATGATATGGCTATGAATCCTGTCGTTTTAACAGAGGTAGGACTTGCGATGGTTTCAGAGGGCATCGTTGTGTCAAAAAAGATGAAGAAAGTGACGTGTAACACATTTCCCCACCATTGTCATAAAATCAAGCCGGTTACAAACGCCATCGAAATTACGAGGTGGGAACACCCCAGTATTACAAATGTAGATAGCCCCGAGCAATTAAGAAAGGCTAGAGAGGTTGTAAAAAGAGAGGCGCTGAAAGCTTTGGGAATAAATGTACATGACAAAGTAGTAATTTCGTGGGCTAGACGTATTACACATTATAAAAGGCCACATTTCGTGCTTCAGCTTATAGAAGACATAAATAAAGATGTCGTATTTATACTAGGGGGTCGCGCACATCCCAATGACAAATATGGCGTTGAAATGATGAACCAGTTTAAAAAAGCCGCAGAAAACATGGACAACGTATACTACTTCCCAGACCTAGACATCGACACTGCCAAAAAGATAATATGGGCCTCAGACATATGGCTATTTACGCCATTTAGCGGCTGGGAGGCGTCAGGCACCTCCTTTATGAAGGCCGGCGTAAATGGAGTGCCGTCTGTAGCGTCTCGCGATGGCGCAGTTATAGAAGTTATAAGAGATGGATACAACGGGTGGCTCTTTGGCGAAGATAGAGATAGACTGTTGCCGCTAGACAGCCCAGATATAGACCGGGGAGAGTACCACGAGTTTAGAAAAAAGGTAGAAGAGGTGTTAAATGTCTACAACAGTGGGAAGTATTGGGAAGTTGCATACAACACATACGCAACGTTTAGACAGTATTTCTCTATGGACCGTCTTTTTAAAGAATACAGCTACATATAG
- the thiI gene encoding tRNA uracil 4-sulfurtransferase ThiI, translating to MERVLIVRVGELTIKRGKTRVEMERLLLRAAKEAATECGNVRFVREPGRIYALGDIDCLRNKLSRVFGVKSVSPAYVIIFEKIEDIVDAALKLWGSAVAGRKFAVRVHRVGEHSFTSRDIAIAVGAVLTKAGGKVDLENPEVELFIEVRNNRAFLYTEVIEGPGGLPIGSEGKVLALVSGGIDSPVAAWMMMRRGAHVDVFYCNLGGTFVARLVVEVIKRLLSWSYGYNARVVITDCAPIGRTIRRNVKEELWNIAFKRALYLTARKVADIVRATALVTGESLGQVSSQTLQALAAVERGLDIPVMRPLVGMDKDEIIQLARKIGTYELSIKIPEYCAIFSKRPKKWATREEIEEIDLAIYDAVIEVVKNIKIVKKRELDSYIASLSPPQDIEIESLPPDAVLIDLRDQKSFQKWHLPGALRADPDDVLTLVDRLGHDKTYVFYCYSGGLSLDVAESLRKFGVKAYSLKLRK from the coding sequence GTGGAACGTGTCTTAATAGTGAGGGTAGGCGAGCTAACCATCAAGAGAGGCAAGACACGTGTAGAAATGGAAAGACTTTTGCTAAGAGCCGCCAAAGAGGCGGCAACAGAATGCGGCAACGTTAGATTTGTCAGAGAACCCGGGAGGATATATGCACTCGGCGATATCGACTGTTTAAGAAATAAGCTCTCGAGAGTATTTGGCGTAAAGTCTGTAAGTCCGGCGTATGTAATTATTTTCGAAAAGATAGAGGATATTGTAGATGCAGCGTTAAAACTCTGGGGTAGCGCGGTGGCGGGGAGAAAGTTCGCCGTGAGAGTGCATAGAGTTGGTGAGCATAGCTTTACGTCTAGAGATATAGCTATTGCAGTAGGCGCCGTGTTAACAAAAGCAGGAGGCAAAGTGGATTTGGAAAATCCAGAAGTTGAGCTTTTTATAGAAGTGCGTAATAACCGCGCGTTTCTATACACAGAAGTTATAGAAGGGCCTGGCGGCCTTCCCATAGGCTCAGAGGGAAAGGTCTTGGCGTTGGTATCAGGCGGAATAGACTCGCCTGTCGCCGCGTGGATGATGATGAGGAGGGGGGCTCATGTCGATGTCTTTTACTGTAACCTAGGCGGTACATTTGTCGCCAGGCTTGTCGTAGAAGTTATAAAGAGACTTCTCTCTTGGTCCTACGGCTATAACGCCCGCGTAGTTATTACAGACTGTGCACCTATAGGCCGCACGATACGTAGAAATGTTAAAGAAGAGCTGTGGAATATCGCTTTTAAGCGCGCGTTATATCTCACAGCCCGCAAAGTGGCAGACATAGTTAGGGCAACTGCACTAGTGACGGGCGAATCGTTAGGGCAAGTATCGTCGCAAACTTTACAAGCCCTAGCTGCGGTTGAGAGAGGGCTAGATATTCCAGTTATGAGACCCCTAGTAGGGATGGATAAAGATGAAATTATACAACTGGCCAGGAAGATAGGCACATACGAGCTGTCTATAAAGATACCGGAGTATTGTGCCATATTTAGCAAGAGACCTAAGAAGTGGGCCACTAGAGAGGAGATAGAGGAGATAGACTTAGCGATATACGACGCAGTAATAGAGGTTGTGAAAAATATAAAAATTGTCAAGAAACGAGAGCTAGATAGCTATATAGCGTCTCTATCCCCCCCGCAAGACATAGAGATAGAAAGCTTGCCTCCAGACGCCGTTTTGATAGACTTACGAGACCAAAAGTCTTTTCAAAAATGGCATCTCCCAGGAGCTTTAAGAGCCGACCCAGACGACGTACTAACATTAGTAGATAGACTGGGGCACGATAAAACCTACGTCTTTTACTGCTACAGCGGAGGTCTTAGCCTAGACGTCGCCGAGAGTCTCCGCAAATTTGGAGTAAAGGCGTATTCGCTTAAACTACGTAAATAG
- a CDS encoding MBL fold metallo-hydrolase, whose translation MNIYYDSGIYVEGRKTRFVVDPTGPIKRDVDFVLVTHGHSDHISRYVLRQLVVATQETFVAMYIRLGSLPTRRITVAPGKFLELDGVHIAVLEAGHILGSVMYLVEIDDLQVLFTGDFNTTGTILTDAAEPVDKPDILVMDATYGDPAYIFPNRAEVYNELLDVVERYTTSGKVAIVAYPLGKAQEVAKLFGTRAGAHITVARYNRALGIPTGMEKNVVIVPSLRSAPTGYFKVEVSGWYAEETTKREAAKRGVYGIPLSDHSDFPSLVEFVTETSPKLIYTVYGFTERFAKHLRRLGYRAYTIPGIMGLAKFF comes from the coding sequence GTGAATATTTACTACGACAGCGGTATATATGTTGAAGGCCGTAAAACTAGGTTTGTTGTAGATCCAACAGGGCCGATAAAGAGAGATGTAGATTTTGTATTAGTTACACATGGTCATAGCGACCATATATCTCGTTATGTCTTAAGACAGTTGGTAGTCGCAACTCAAGAAACTTTCGTTGCCATGTATATCCGTTTGGGCAGTCTACCTACAAGGCGTATAACTGTCGCACCAGGCAAATTCTTAGAGTTAGACGGTGTACATATAGCAGTGTTAGAGGCAGGACATATATTGGGCAGTGTTATGTATCTTGTAGAGATAGACGATTTACAAGTGCTTTTTACAGGCGATTTCAATACCACAGGCACAATTTTAACAGATGCAGCTGAGCCCGTGGATAAGCCAGATATACTCGTCATGGACGCCACATATGGAGACCCAGCCTATATATTTCCAAATAGAGCCGAGGTATACAATGAGTTACTAGATGTAGTTGAGAGATATACTACTAGCGGCAAAGTGGCTATAGTCGCATATCCGTTAGGCAAAGCACAGGAAGTCGCAAAGTTATTTGGAACCAGAGCTGGAGCACACATCACGGTGGCAAGATATAATAGAGCCTTAGGTATTCCAACTGGCATGGAAAAAAATGTGGTAATAGTACCAAGCCTAAGGTCTGCGCCAACTGGGTATTTCAAGGTAGAGGTTAGTGGTTGGTATGCAGAAGAAACTACAAAGAGAGAAGCAGCTAAAAGGGGAGTATATGGAATCCCTTTAAGCGACCATAGCGATTTTCCCAGCCTAGTGGAATTTGTAACAGAGACGTCTCCTAAATTAATATATACCGTTTATGGCTTCACGGAGAGATTTGCAAAACATCTTAGAAGACTTGGTTATAGGGCGTATACAATACCTGGCATTATGGGACTTGCGAAATTTTTCTAA
- a CDS encoding BMP family ABC transporter substrate-binding protein produces the protein MATNRRDWLKIVASFVVGAVLGSGGTYLALQSIKSTVERSTASATTTNVREAARTTTGLPKMKIHFIYVGPIGDYGWTYAHEMGRRYLEKKLCPNPNKLCIVETAYTENVPEDQAYVYIKRAVSDGAHMVFTTSYGFMDATKKAAREYPDRFFAHCSGFFKDQDEWAALPNFAEYFIDLYEAYYLNGIVAGKMTKTNKLGYVAAFLIPEVIRHMNAFLIGAREVNPKVTMDVIQLGSWYNPQGAKKAAITLVESNGADVLAFTEDSPTVLQTAEDYQKQGRTVWSFSHYSDMSQYGPKAHLTGQIVNWGPLYVEMAIRAYLAWVSGEMSIWSEWPPERPRDYWWSMKNSYTYYDYRRNPADIILPLNSAVPDDVKTYVEQKRKEIIEGVWDPFTGPVRDIKGVVRVPDRKRLSKDELYNMDWFVEGYGQLPT, from the coding sequence ATGGCTACCAATAGAAGAGATTGGTTAAAAATTGTGGCTTCTTTCGTGGTAGGCGCCGTCTTAGGCTCCGGAGGCACATATTTGGCGCTACAAAGTATTAAGTCTACAGTTGAAAGAAGTACCGCCAGTGCTACTACAACCAACGTTAGGGAAGCTGCACGTACGACAACAGGACTTCCCAAGATGAAGATACACTTTATATACGTAGGACCCATCGGCGATTACGGCTGGACTTATGCACATGAAATGGGCAGGAGGTATCTCGAGAAGAAGCTGTGTCCAAATCCAAACAAATTATGTATCGTAGAAACAGCGTATACCGAGAACGTCCCTGAAGACCAAGCATATGTCTATATAAAGAGAGCTGTCTCTGACGGCGCCCATATGGTATTTACCACCTCTTACGGTTTTATGGATGCCACAAAAAAGGCGGCAAGAGAATATCCAGATCGCTTCTTTGCCCATTGTTCTGGCTTCTTCAAAGACCAAGACGAGTGGGCTGCTCTCCCTAACTTTGCCGAATATTTCATAGACCTCTACGAGGCTTACTACTTAAACGGGATTGTTGCAGGGAAGATGACAAAGACAAATAAATTGGGTTACGTTGCCGCGTTTTTAATTCCAGAGGTAATACGTCACATGAACGCCTTTTTAATAGGCGCTAGAGAGGTGAATCCAAAAGTGACCATGGACGTTATACAACTTGGTTCGTGGTATAATCCCCAGGGCGCGAAAAAAGCCGCAATAACGTTAGTCGAGTCTAACGGCGCAGATGTCTTAGCATTTACGGAAGATTCGCCCACTGTATTACAAACAGCTGAGGACTATCAAAAACAGGGGAGGACTGTGTGGTCTTTTTCACACTACAGCGATATGTCACAATATGGGCCAAAGGCCCATTTGACAGGCCAAATCGTAAACTGGGGACCTCTATATGTAGAGATGGCTATAAGAGCGTATCTCGCATGGGTCTCAGGCGAGATGTCTATATGGTCAGAGTGGCCGCCTGAGAGACCACGGGACTACTGGTGGAGTATGAAGAATTCTTATACATACTACGATTACAGGAGAAATCCTGCAGATATTATTCTTCCGCTTAACTCAGCAGTACCCGACGATGTAAAAACCTATGTTGAACAGAAGAGGAAAGAAATTATTGAAGGGGTCTGGGACCCCTTCACAGGCCCCGTTAGAGACATTAAGGGGGTAGTTAGAGTTCCAGATAGAAAACGGTTAAGCAAAGACGAGCTTTATAACATGGACTGGTTTGTAGAAGGCTACGGACAGCTACCGACCTAA